The following are encoded in a window of Periplaneta americana isolate PAMFEO1 chromosome 13, P.americana_PAMFEO1_priV1, whole genome shotgun sequence genomic DNA:
- the LOC138711951 gene encoding leucine-rich repeat-containing protein 38-like codes for MTRKKMTVNQMLTMAYILVFQLLYITGEQDLCPSLCSCNAKEAELPALEVDCRHQDLTQIPTSASTSLVVSLDLSYNSFNKLESHSIKYYFNVHTLLLKNARIRKIDLTAFQQLGRLTTIDLSNNFLAYIFSDMFAENPNLKSVSLRNNPLSMMPDNIPILISASLVHLDLGSCKISNISPQTFSKLPQLRNLDLSKTRLHTTTNDTLMSLSHVTQVRFSGNKWICGNQFNIFLCWLRQRSAGQLQCYTKSRDVRSYNLAELEISCSDTSSTRLVSSTTPETEIVHNLLEISMKTVDNTEQSFSETTPNEDTTDDNQISSAESTTDTAGKTYPSETIVKGPVKLRPTITSSVTKTLQLPSSKTFTIDSEDANATPTPTTKDSNDKIIKVNTALLTICCALLLILTVIVSIVSGFILARYVNNYKRLRTTEENSNA; via the exons ATGACAAG AAAGAAAATGACAGTGAACCAAATGTTGACAATGGCATACATCTTGGTATTCCAACTTCTATACATCACGGGTGAGCAGGACCTTTGTCCTTCACTGTGTTCATGCAACGCCAAAGAAGCCGAACTCCCTGCTCTCGAGGTAGACTGCCGCCATCAAGATTTGACCCAAATTCCCACATCGGCATCTACGAGTCTGGTGGTTTCTTTGGATTTGTCATACAACAGCTTTAATAAACTGGAGTCTCACTCCATCAAGTATTACTTCAACGTGCATACACTGCTTCTCAAAAACGCCAGAATACGTAAAATCGACCTCACCGCATTCCAGCAATTGGGGCGTCTGACGACAATTGACTTGTCCAATAACTTTCTAGCATATATTTTCTCCGACATGTTCGCAGAGAATCCCAATCTAAAATCAGTGTCACTTCGTAACAATCCTCTATCCATGATGCCAGATAACATCCCCATACTGATATCAGCTTCTTTGGTGCACCTCGATCTCGGCTCCtgtaaaatatccaatatttctcCTCAAACATTTTCCAAACTCCCTCAGCTCCGGAACCTAGATTTGAGCAAAACCCGATTGCACACTACAACAAACGACACACTGATGTCACTATCACATGTAACACAAGTCCGGTTCAGTGGAAATAAGTGGATTTGTGGCAACCAGTTTAACATTTTCCTCTGCTGGCTGCGACAGAGATCAGCCGGTCAACTGCAGTGCTACACAAAGAGTCGTGATGTACGAAGTTACAACCTGGCGGAGCTTGAAATATCTTGCAGTGACACTTCCTCTACTCGACTGGTCTCTAGTACTACTCCTGAAACAGAAATTGTTCACAACTTGCTCGAAATTAGTATGAAGACAGTAGACAATACAGAACAATCATTCTCTGAGACGACACCAAATGAGGACACCACAGATGACAATCAAATTTCCTCTGCTGAGTCAACTACTGATACAGCTGGCAAAACTTATCCATCAGAAACTATTGTCAAGGGCCCGGTGAAACTAAGACCCACGATTACTAGCAGTGTAACGAAAACATTGCAACTCCCTTCCTCTAAAACATTCACAATTGACTCAGAAGATGCTAATGCTACCCCTACTCCTACTACGAAAGACAGTAATGACAagataataaaagtaaatacagCACTTTTGACAATTTGTTGCGCGCTCTTACTAATTCTAACGGTCATTGTCAGTATAGTCTCTGGTTTTATACTGGCACGGTACGTCAATAATTATAAAAGATTACGAACAACAGAAGAAAATTCTAATGCTTGA